The Pseudoalteromonas translucida KMM 520 genome segment GGCGTAACGTACTCGGTACGCATACGCGACAGCGTACCTTCGTTATAGCGGTGCAGATAAACTAAGCATTCAAAGGCTTTTTCTTTACCTGAGCTAAATAACCAGTAGATAGGGCGTTTTTTGTAGGTCTTGCAATGATCTTTAAAGAATTGCGTTGAGAAATAACGACGAACGGTATCCATCGCACTTTCGCCCTTCTTAGGCTTCAATGCATGTAAACATAAAGTTTCAGCTACAAATTCTAGGTTTTCCGATAAGTGTTCGACACCCCAGACTTTTTTTACAAATTCTTTAAAGCGAGATGTTGCATCGTCGTCAAACAACCATTCTTCTGAGGCTAGTGGAATAATACTGTCATCGTCGGCAGTGAATGACTTGTAAACTCCGCCTGTTAGAAGGTCTTTAAAACCTTTATTACCAGAGCGTGCGTAAACTAACCCATGCATATCAAGAGAGTAGCGTCCCATCATGCAACCTAGACAGTATGACAGAAGTTCGCATAATGTATCTGAGCTAAAAATACTGGCGACACTCTCTTTTTCTTTTACATTAGAGTATCTATATTGAGCATTTGCCAGCAATGTAATATCGGAAATTTCTTTTTGAGTAGATACATCATCTACCCCCAATAACTGCTCTGAGTGAGCATCTATCTCAGTCTCTAATTCTAGTAATAATTCTGCGCGACTATGCGACGAAATAAAATAATTCGACATAGATTCAGACAACAATTTGCCCGAACTCTTTTCAACCAATGGAGAAACTTTGAAGTCAGGTGATGTTTCAAATAAATTAAAATCTTCACGAGATATATCTATAGCTTGGTCAGCAAATGTTTTAAGTTTTTTGTCACTATAAACAGCGTCAGGTACTGGTATTTTTGAAATGTGCCCACTCTGAAAGTCAAGAGTTGCAGACAAAACCTTTAGAAAGCTTGTCACAATTCCTGAGTTTAAATATCCTAGTAAGCTTGATATATCCCCGTCTTTAAAAATACAGGGGCCTGTAGAATCAAAAATAAAGCCTTCTTCAAAATAACGAAAAGAAGGTTTAATTCCAATACGCGTCCAATTTATTCCTTCTTTGAAAAAGTTTTTTGAATTTCTTAAGTTTGATTTAGGAAAAGATTTTAACTCTTTGCCGTCTTCATCCCAGTTAATTACAAACTCTCTATTCCCATACCAACGTTTAACACCACCACCTTTTAGGTACGGAACCCACTTTACGGAGCTTTCTATTTCAAACCATGCTCTGAGAAATTTTTCGTTATCCCCAGTATCTATTCCTTTTCCAGCACTTGCGCTTAGAGATAAGGGTTTGAATCGTTCGAAACTGTCCCTTAAGCTATCACTAAGCCAATAAGCAATTGGACTTCCGCTAATTTTTTCAAATTCGTTGTTATTTACAAAGTGAGTTCTTTCATTTTTACTAGATGTAAATAAAACTCCTTTATCCGCAGACTGTGACCCACTATTTAGATCAATATAACTCCCCAAATAATTAGGAATGTGGTGATTTGAGAACGTTAAGCAGCTTCCCAGAGCAATTTTTGAATTCAAAGAAGGAAAGCTATTAAACCCTATATGATTGATGTTCAGTAACGTAGATTTTGTCAACAATTTCTTTCTAAACTCATCAAATGACGACAAAAACATCCATCCTTGAATTGTGATAAAGGAGGCGACTCCAGTTTTTGCTAATTGTTTTTTTGCAGCTATGACAAAACAACTATATAAGTCTGATTTTGCTTCAGAATAGTTTTTGGATACGTATGCTTTCAACTCTTTATTCATGCCATTACTGCCCATGTATGGAGGGTTAGCAATAATGCAATCATAGTTTTGAGCTAGCGCTATAGATTGACATATTAAAGGAAACAGTATCATTGACGCTTGCTTGCCAGCAGGATCAGGCCCTTGGATTTTATTTTTCAGCTCAGCTTTAAGTGCCAAAAGGTTATTTATCAATTGATGATCGATATCTATAAGAGAGCCACGTGTTTTTGCTTGTAAAAAGGACGACTTTAGGGCTTGCAGTAGTTCAAAATAGTCTTTGTAAATACTTGTTGGTTGAATAAACTCTTCAGGTGTATCAAACAAGCCTCTTGTGACACCTGCTTGTTGATTACCTTCTAAATCCAAAGCCTTCCATAATTTCGTAATATCAAGGTGTTCAGTAGATTGCAGCGAGAATACGTTTAATGATACTTCACCATCTTCAACTCGTTGAAAGATGCGCCTGTCGTCTTCACGCGCTTTCATCATTAATGCAAAACCAGCAAGCTGCGCCGCCCGATCATCAATATCTAAACCATAAATGTTCTTGGTAAGGATTAGTTCGGGTATTTCACGAAGGCGGTAACCACGTTCAAGATAGATTTCACGCAATACTTCATATACTTCAACTAAAATATGACCTGAGCCACAGGCAGGGTCGAGCACTTTAATTTCTTCTGGGTCTATACTGGTTGGCGTTATAGCTTTTAGCTGTTCAATAACATCTTCAGACTGCTCAGCAGGTTCAATGTAATATTCCATTTTGCCTTTAAGCTCTGAGTCTGGGTAAGTGGCTAACCATTGCCTACCCACAGAGTTTTGTACTAGGTATTTGACAATCCAGTTTGGCGTAAATAGCTGAGTGGCTGCTGGAATGTCTTCTGACTTAACGACTTTACCGATAACAGCGTCTTTATGCTCTGAAATGTAAAACTGATATAGCCAACCGATAACTTCAATTTCTTGCCAGTCTTCCTCTGGGATATCGTTGATTAACCCTTTTAGGATAGAATCTGTTTTAGTCAGGTTATTAGGTAACAATAACTCTGTTGCATCATCAATCGCCTCAAACGCTAAGCCTTTAAAGATCTGAGGCATAATTTTAGCTAATTGATGACATTGGCCTAATAGCAATTCACGATACAGCTCTTCTTCTTTATCACCGGCTAGTTGCAACTCAATAATATGGTCTTTATCTAAATTTAAACTTTCAGCTACATCGGATGCATGATTTAAGATTTCAGGTAGGCTATCGGCATTACTAAGATGGCTCTTTACAGGGGAAAGCACACGAAAACCATGATCAAAGTAGTCATGTATTTCCATATAACGCAGTGCTGCGAGGCGATTAAACCATGTATAGGCCATTTCACGGGTGAACATATCGTACTTTTCTTGGTAGGTCGCAGACGCACGTTCAGCAATTTTGCTTTCTAAACGCTTACGTTGCTCACCTTCTTTGCGAGTAAAAGCACGGCCTTCGATTATGGCAGCCCCGCCTTCAATGCGAACTTCTGCTATTCGGTCTTCATATATACCAAAGTGAGCAGCACGCTTTCTAATGGCTTCAATAAATTGTTTACGCGCTTTAGGTGCGTATGCTTTTAAGTTTTTAGTGTTCATATTTCACCTTAAATGTCATCCGTGATTATCTGATACGCACTTTATTGTTGCTATTAACTAATGTCGTTAGTTTTGCTTTTAGTGCTGATAAGTAGTCCTCAATATCTTGCTCGGTTTCTATCACACCAGCGGCATTTACCTCTCGCATCACACTTGAGGTATCAACAGAAACTATTTTTTTCGGTGTTGGTTTTGCTACTTTTTTTGGCTCAGTTTTTGTTGGTTTGTAGTTACCACTTTCTGAGTCTATACCTGAAGCTGATGCTGGTTCGGGGGCTTGTTTAGCCTTTTGTGCTACTTCTTTGGCTTTTTGCTCTGCGAGTGCTTGCTGTTGTTCAATGAACTTATTGATTAGTTCGTAGGCATCTTCTTCAAGTGTGGCAGCTTCAGTGATCTCTTGATGTATTTCAGCAATTCCTTGCAGTGTATCAACACGCTTTTTAGCATTTTGTAGTGGGTAAAGCGCTTTATTGCTAATATCGCTGTTTACCGCGCCAGCGGCTTTAATTTGCTCAGTTACATGCTCGATACGAATATCGATTCTTGCCTTTGCATGAGTGCGCTTTTCAGTTAACAAAGCCTCGTTAACTTTGTTTACACTTTCAATAAGCGGTTCTACTTCGCGTATGTCACGGTACGGGCGCTCTTTATTAAAAATAGATTCTAACTTTTGCAGCGCTGCTATCGCATTTTCCTCTTTTTCGAGTGCTATGCGGTTGCGGTCAAAGTCGATAGTGAGTGCTTTGTACAACTTTTGCCAAGTTGAAAATTGAGTTTCGTAGAAGTTTTCAAGATCTTGGTAGTCTTCTTCAAAATCAAGTAGCTCATCACCATTAGCGAGGAATGATTCAATAAACTGATAGCTTGATTGCGCTTCAATTAAACCCGCCAGTAATACTCGGCCATTCTCAATATCTTTAACACCTGGGTAATGCCCCGTTGATGCTTTGTTTGCAAAGCCATCAAGCTTCTTTTTCATGGTGCTTATATTAGTTTGAGCAATGTTGAACAGCTCTTTTTCACTGTCTGGAGCATTTTTACCAAACACGTTTTTAAACAATTTAGCCGCACGGTTTAAGTTAGCTTCAGACTGTTGTTTAATACGTCGAATACGAAGCTCTGCGCGCTTTCTAACTTGTGTTAGATTGTCGTATGCACTTTTTAAAGGGACTTCTTGTTGACGCATTTGAAAGCAAATTTTGTTAGCTAATGCTAAACGCGAAATGATTAAAATTATTTCTTCATCATTCCAACCAAATGGACGTTTTGAAAAGCGTTTTACAATGTCTTCTGCGGTAATTGCTCTGCCAGTGTCATCGCCAAGGGTTATGAACTTTTCTACTTCTAAAGACGCTAACGGATTTATTTCATCAGCGTTTAAATCGAGACCAATTTGACTAACATCGTCTGCAACTAAGGTATTTTGAATCTCGCGGCGAATATCACCTGGAAATGGTTTAACTAACTTTAATTTACTGAATGTGTTTTCAATTACGTAGCGATAAAGCTCTTGAAGTATTGAGCTTACCGCTCCGCCTTTTGGATTTTGTTTAGAGCCTAATGCGTAAAATTCAGCATCTTTTAGTAGCTCCTCTACTTCTCCTATCAAGCGGCGATTTCGATCTTGGTTTTCTGTCGCTTTTTGATGAAGTAACTGTTGTTGTTCTGGGCGTTTACCAGAGTTGCCGCGTAAAAACTTACTTGTTCGAATAAACGTTTCGATGTCTCTGAATACTCTGTTATTTTCAGCCAACTTGATGATTATCGAGCCACTATCACCGTCCATTGAACGATTAGCACATACGGTAGATGTATATTCATCGTAGTTGGGATCTCTAGGTGTGATCACTTTCACTACTAAGTCGTTTTCTTGAGAGCCATCTCGTGGACTACCATTACAAAAACGGCTGATAGGGAAATCTTGCTTGTTTTCAGGGTAGCGATAGTTCGCTTCACGACGCAGCACATCATCAAAAATTAGATCGCTAATCTTCTTAGTTTGATCAGATAACTCTATTTCAGTTTTTTGAATTTCCTGCTCAATTTCTTTTTCTTCGTTAGTAAGGAAAATGTACTCGTCACCTTGGCGAGCGATAAGCATATTAAGCTCTAGAGCATTTAAAGCCTGTTCAATTTCGCGCCTTAACGCTAATCGGTCTTCATCGACTTTGCCTACACACAGGGTAACTAAGTTATCTAACGTTGACTTAATTACATCGACATAACGAATTAAAAACAGGGTTTTTAATATATTCAGCGTAAACGGCGATATAGATTCTTTAACGGATGCTTGGTCGATATCTTTTTTAACCGATGTATCGAGGAAACTTTCGATAGCTGGGTAGAAAAAATATAACGGAATTAGAACTCCGACATTTTCATTTCGGACTTGTTTGGCAGCACTTTGGAATGCATCTAACAAAGATCGCTCACCACGGCTTAAATGTAAGCCTGTTGCACCCGCTTTACGAATAGCTTCAAATATTTTTTGAACTAAAATATAATGATAAGGTACAAATGGATAGCTATTAATAAAGCTACTTGCATCTTTATAGTTAGCTAACTCAGCGGTTGTTGTACTGTCAAAAGCTAACTGGTTTCTTAGAATGTCACCCTTTTGATCATACAAGTCCTGGAGCTCAATACGAGCCGCCTCTTCTTTTGATAGCAGGCGTTTCTCTATCACCTCACTGGTGTTTGAGCTTGAAAGAGATAGGCGTTCAAATCGGCCTTGGATTTTTGAGAAATCATGACCTTTTGAGCCTGTCATTTGCCCAATTACTGCATCGATGTCTTCTTGAGAAGTAACAACGACCCAAGCACGGCCTTCACAAATAGTACCGAGGTTTTCAGTGATTGTTTGAAGTTTCAGCATCATCTGGGCGTTGTTACCAATGAACTGCCCCACTTCATCCACAAAAAACAACACTCGGCGGTCTGAGCTTACATCTAGGTATTCTTTTACCCATTTACAAAAGTTGCTAACGTCTAACGTGAAGTTGTTTTCAAGTTGCTCAACCCACTGCCTTGCTGATTCAGTTGATTGATTAGTTACCTTACCAAGCGCATCTGCCATGTCGTCTCGGAAGAAGTCGTAAGCATCTCTTTCTTCTATCCAGTTAGCAGACGCTAACGCATTGAACTCTTTTTTGAACTGTTCAAATACACCTCGTTGGTCTAATTCGCGTTCAAGGTGCGCAATATGAGGGTGATCTCCACTGAAGCCCATTTGCTCGTTAAAAACTTTTAAGAACACTTTTAATATTGCATCATCGCCGTCATCTGTGTTGGCACGGCTGTCGATATTAAAAAGGATGACGGTATTATCTTTGGTAACCGCAGTGTCTATTTCACCTAATAAGAAGCCATCTAGGTTTTTATCTTTGAAAAACTCGATAGCTGATTTATCAAACTCACCGTTTGTCGCTTGAATGTTTTGTAAAAGGTATGACAATATTTTGATGAAGTGAGATTTACCTGAACCAAAAAAGCCACTTACCCAGATCCCTAATTTACCTGATGCAGCTTTTGCTTTTGGATCACGCACTGAAGGCATATACGCATCGAAGAACTCTTCGAAGTGTTTTGCTAATTCGGTGGTGATTACATATTCATCTAGCTCGGTAAAAACAGTGCTGTTTTCTAATTGGTCAGCTTTTACAACACCATTAATTGGTCGGTTTATATCTTTAGTAAATAAGTCTTTAATTTGCATGTTATTTTATCCTTGTTGTTTGATTGCAAGTCCGTTTACGGTACTAGTTTAAATGCACGATAATAGTTATTTGATTCGATTCTGCCAAAGGGTTTTAACGCTGTACCGTCGTACTCACCAGGATAGAAAAGTACCGTTGGTACGTTGCCTACCTTAGCATGTAGAGCGTTTAATAAGCCGTGGCCACGAATAATAGGCCACGCGCTCCCAAGCCCATGAAGTAAAATGAACTCAGTTTTGTTTTTTTCACAAGAGCCGAAGTCTATTTTTGAGGCGATAAATTCAGCGACTCGGTTTTGCTCAAGAGGCCCCTTTAATGCGTTGAATAACGCGTCATCACCGCGCTCTTTTTGTACTTTAAATGCTCTTTCAGTAAGTTTGCGGGAATCGAGCAATTCAATAATGGCTTCAAACAAGTTGATGCTTTTAAAATTACGCCCACGTTTATCAAGGCGCTCTGTCATGTATTCTAAATGCTCTCTTACAGTCAATTCTGACTCTGGTGGGTAGTCAAATACGTAAAAGCCAATCTCGTTTCCTAAACCTTGGTTTTTTAAAAAATCTTCGCTTTCAATCTTGGGCTGAATTTCATCAAGCCGCTCATGAAGTCGTTTTTGTTGTTTAGTTTTAAGCTCAACCATTAGTGCAACTCCATCGCTGAAATAATATCGTCTCTGTTGATCTCTAGAAGCAAGTCTCTCACTTCTGGTAACAAATATACATTTTGTATTTTTTTATTCCGTGTTGTTTCTATATAACCAGCGTCAGCTATGGTTTTAAAAGCTACTTGAGATATTTTGTAAGTCGATGATTGTGACATTTGAGCTAACTCAGGGAATAATCTAATGCGTTCATCCCAAAAAGACTCCCAATCAGCTACATCTAAACTTTCACGGAACATACGTTTAGCATCTAACACTACATTGCGCATAAAATCAGCAAGTAATGTGCAGTTAATTAACGTAGCTGCAAACATTAACTGAGTTGATAGCTCAGTGCTACCAAATGCGATTAGTTCTAGGTATTTGTCTGACATATCTTCTAAACGCTTTTTGATAGTAGCCGCATTCCTCTTTGCTGAAGCGTCAGAGCGTTTTTGTAAAATATTTTGGTTTACAATGGCTTCTAACCACTCTTTTTGTGACGGTTTTTTAAGTAATAGCTCAGCGACTGTCTGACTTTCTTTGATCATTAAGCTGCCACCAATAAGGTCGCCAAGGTAGTCTTTGTATGAATTCATTTGTATTATGCTTGGAGTCGTCATTTATAGTTCTTCCAATTCAGGCACATAACCAGGAGCAATTGCTAAGTTTTCTGCGCCGAAAAGGGTTTGACGGTTTTTGAGCCACAGTTGGTATTCAGCACCAACAAGTTCTGCATCAGCGGTACAATCAACATTCCAACGTCTCAATAAATAACCAGCCATAGCAGCCCTCACATTCAGCGACAGTTTTCCTCCGTCCATTCCATAGTCTAATGCGATTGCAGTAGGATGACTTACGTTATGGGGGTGAGGAACGAGTTGTAACGGCATCATGCGCATCCAATGGTGGTCGCTTATTTTGACTTCTAAAGGTTGTATCTCTGAATATTCTAATACGGCCTTTGTAATTCTAGTTAATACAAAATCCCGAAAACTGTTAGATTTACGATCATAAGCTCTCACATGCCAGCGCAAACCATTATCGACGATACTGTGGGGAACGATATCTCTTTCTCCTGAGCCGCTACTTAGGGAGGTGTAAGTGATATTAACTGCTTTTTGATTAATTACTGCTTGAACCAACTTTGCGACAATAAAAATATCAGGAATATTTAACTGGCTTGGCGCTTCGACGGGGAATGTCGTATCGCCAATAGCATCAAAGCCATCGGTTATTTGGTTAGAAAGTTTTACAAGGGTTTTGCGAGGGTCATGTGTGAATAAGGGCCTAAAGCCCGCAGCTTGAAAATATCTCTTTTCTTTTGAGTCATATACCATATTTTCAGGGCACAACTCTTTATAGAGATTGATATCACGAGTAGCCGAGGTTAACCCTTTCTCGAAATAAGAAACTATTTCAGCTCTCGTAACATATCCAACAAAAAAAAGTTTAAAATCAATGTATGACAAACGTTGTTTTTGAGTAAAGCCAATATTGTTTAAATTCATTTCTAATTATAAAATCAACTAAGTGAACCTAGTATGTTCATAAAGTGAATAGATATCAAATAATTTTTGATGAATCTTAAATTCACTCATAATTCATATCACTTTAGATAAAATATTATTTAGACTGACTAGTTGATATCAATCAAAATAGATTTTCACCACTTGCTCTTAAGTCTATATAGAATCATATCTTAAATAATATATACAGGTTATGCAGTATTAATCTATCTAACGCTTTTAATACTACTCTTTAGTTAATTATCGACTTTTTATACGTGATTATCTCTTCTATTTTGCAGTCGAAGTAAGCACATAATGCATCCAAAGTACGCGTCGTTGTTGAGTAATTATTGTTATTAGCCATTTTAGACATAGCGGCTTTATTTACTCCTGCGGCATTTGCAACTTCATCTAACGTAATTTTACGTCCCTCTTTCAATGACTTAGCTGCGATTAATTCCTTTAAGTTATAAACAATCATTTTAATACAACCAATTATTTAAAAAGTTTCTTTACAGGATACTTTCTATATGATTTAATCACTTTAGTTTCTTGTGAGGATACTTCTATGATTAAAAATGAATTTACTTTGCTTTCTGCTAAAGAACTTTCAAGCTTTATTAAGTTCAGCCCAGATTACATTAACCGTAAGTTGAAAGACAATGTTTTTTTTGAGGGTGAGCATTACATTAGACCTTTTGGATCAAGAAAAATACTTTACCTTTTAGAAAGTGTAATGGAAGAAATGTACAACACCACGTATAAAGCTGAGCGCGAATTTGTCATTCCTCTCGCAAGTGGAGGTGTATGTTATGGCTAGTGTAAGAAGCCGAAACGATAAGTTGTTTTTTGATTTTTATTATCAAAATAT includes the following:
- the pglX gene encoding BREX-1 system adenine-specific DNA-methyltransferase PglX yields the protein MNTKNLKAYAPKARKQFIEAIRKRAAHFGIYEDRIAEVRIEGGAAIIEGRAFTRKEGEQRKRLESKIAERASATYQEKYDMFTREMAYTWFNRLAALRYMEIHDYFDHGFRVLSPVKSHLSNADSLPEILNHASDVAESLNLDKDHIIELQLAGDKEEELYRELLLGQCHQLAKIMPQIFKGLAFEAIDDATELLLPNNLTKTDSILKGLINDIPEEDWQEIEVIGWLYQFYISEHKDAVIGKVVKSEDIPAATQLFTPNWIVKYLVQNSVGRQWLATYPDSELKGKMEYYIEPAEQSEDVIEQLKAITPTSIDPEEIKVLDPACGSGHILVEVYEVLREIYLERGYRLREIPELILTKNIYGLDIDDRAAQLAGFALMMKAREDDRRIFQRVEDGEVSLNVFSLQSTEHLDITKLWKALDLEGNQQAGVTRGLFDTPEEFIQPTSIYKDYFELLQALKSSFLQAKTRGSLIDIDHQLINNLLALKAELKNKIQGPDPAGKQASMILFPLICQSIALAQNYDCIIANPPYMGSNGMNKELKAYVSKNYSEAKSDLYSCFVIAAKKQLAKTGVASFITIQGWMFLSSFDEFRKKLLTKSTLLNINHIGFNSFPSLNSKIALGSCLTFSNHHIPNYLGSYIDLNSGSQSADKGVLFTSSKNERTHFVNNNEFEKISGSPIAYWLSDSLRDSFERFKPLSLSASAGKGIDTGDNEKFLRAWFEIESSVKWVPYLKGGGVKRWYGNREFVINWDEDGKELKSFPKSNLRNSKNFFKEGINWTRIGIKPSFRYFEEGFIFDSTGPCIFKDGDISSLLGYLNSGIVTSFLKVLSATLDFQSGHISKIPVPDAVYSDKKLKTFADQAIDISREDFNLFETSPDFKVSPLVEKSSGKLLSESMSNYFISSHSRAELLLELETEIDAHSEQLLGVDDVSTQKEISDITLLANAQYRYSNVKEKESVASIFSSDTLCELLSYCLGCMMGRYSLDMHGLVYARSGNKGFKDLLTGGVYKSFTADDDSIIPLASEEWLFDDDATSRFKEFVKKVWGVEHLSENLEFVAETLCLHALKPKKGESAMDTVRRYFSTQFFKDHCKTYKKRPIYWLFSSGKEKAFECLVYLHRYNEGTLSRMRTEYVTPLMGKYEAQHTLLSEQQLQATGTESRGIEKDLKSLEKKQAELRAFDEQLKHYAEMRITLDLDDGVKANYGKFGNLLADVKAIHGKAVK
- a CDS encoding helix-turn-helix domain-containing protein, encoding MIVYNLKELIAAKSLKEGRKITLDEVANAAGVNKAAMSKMANNNNYSTTTRTLDALCAYFDCKIEEIITYKKSIIN
- the brxC gene encoding BREX system P-loop protein BrxC; its protein translation is MQIKDLFTKDINRPINGVVKADQLENSTVFTELDEYVITTELAKHFEEFFDAYMPSVRDPKAKAASGKLGIWVSGFFGSGKSHFIKILSYLLQNIQATNGEFDKSAIEFFKDKNLDGFLLGEIDTAVTKDNTVILFNIDSRANTDDGDDAILKVFLKVFNEQMGFSGDHPHIAHLERELDQRGVFEQFKKEFNALASANWIEERDAYDFFRDDMADALGKVTNQSTESARQWVEQLENNFTLDVSNFCKWVKEYLDVSSDRRVLFFVDEVGQFIGNNAQMMLKLQTITENLGTICEGRAWVVVTSQEDIDAVIGQMTGSKGHDFSKIQGRFERLSLSSSNTSEVIEKRLLSKEEAARIELQDLYDQKGDILRNQLAFDSTTTAELANYKDASSFINSYPFVPYHYILVQKIFEAIRKAGATGLHLSRGERSLLDAFQSAAKQVRNENVGVLIPLYFFYPAIESFLDTSVKKDIDQASVKESISPFTLNILKTLFLIRYVDVIKSTLDNLVTLCVGKVDEDRLALRREIEQALNALELNMLIARQGDEYIFLTNEEKEIEQEIQKTEIELSDQTKKISDLIFDDVLRREANYRYPENKQDFPISRFCNGSPRDGSQENDLVVKVITPRDPNYDEYTSTVCANRSMDGDSGSIIIKLAENNRVFRDIETFIRTSKFLRGNSGKRPEQQQLLHQKATENQDRNRRLIGEVEELLKDAEFYALGSKQNPKGGAVSSILQELYRYVIENTFSKLKLVKPFPGDIRREIQNTLVADDVSQIGLDLNADEINPLASLEVEKFITLGDDTGRAITAEDIVKRFSKRPFGWNDEEIILIISRLALANKICFQMRQQEVPLKSAYDNLTQVRKRAELRIRRIKQQSEANLNRAAKLFKNVFGKNAPDSEKELFNIAQTNISTMKKKLDGFANKASTGHYPGVKDIENGRVLLAGLIEAQSSYQFIESFLANGDELLDFEEDYQDLENFYETQFSTWQKLYKALTIDFDRNRIALEKEENAIAALQKLESIFNKERPYRDIREVEPLIESVNKVNEALLTEKRTHAKARIDIRIEHVTEQIKAAGAVNSDISNKALYPLQNAKKRVDTLQGIAEIHQEITEAATLEEDAYELINKFIEQQQALAEQKAKEVAQKAKQAPEPASASGIDSESGNYKPTKTEPKKVAKPTPKKIVSVDTSSVMREVNAAGVIETEQDIEDYLSALKAKLTTLVNSNNKVRIR
- a CDS encoding DUF1819 family protein yields the protein MNSYKDYLGDLIGGSLMIKESQTVAELLLKKPSQKEWLEAIVNQNILQKRSDASAKRNAATIKKRLEDMSDKYLELIAFGSTELSTQLMFAATLINCTLLADFMRNVVLDAKRMFRESLDVADWESFWDERIRLFPELAQMSQSSTYKISQVAFKTIADAGYIETTRNKKIQNVYLLPEVRDLLLEINRDDIISAMELH
- a CDS encoding DUF1788 domain-containing protein, which encodes MVELKTKQQKRLHERLDEIQPKIESEDFLKNQGLGNEIGFYVFDYPPESELTVREHLEYMTERLDKRGRNFKSINLFEAIIELLDSRKLTERAFKVQKERGDDALFNALKGPLEQNRVAEFIASKIDFGSCEKNKTEFILLHGLGSAWPIIRGHGLLNALHAKVGNVPTVLFYPGEYDGTALKPFGRIESNNYYRAFKLVP
- a CDS encoding WYL domain-containing protein; the encoded protein is MNLNNIGFTQKQRLSYIDFKLFFVGYVTRAEIVSYFEKGLTSATRDINLYKELCPENMVYDSKEKRYFQAAGFRPLFTHDPRKTLVKLSNQITDGFDAIGDTTFPVEAPSQLNIPDIFIVAKLVQAVINQKAVNITYTSLSSGSGERDIVPHSIVDNGLRWHVRAYDRKSNSFRDFVLTRITKAVLEYSEIQPLEVKISDHHWMRMMPLQLVPHPHNVSHPTAIALDYGMDGGKLSLNVRAAMAGYLLRRWNVDCTADAELVGAEYQLWLKNRQTLFGAENLAIAPGYVPELEEL